Proteins from a single region of Pithys albifrons albifrons isolate INPA30051 chromosome 10, PitAlb_v1, whole genome shotgun sequence:
- the LOC139676405 gene encoding 5'-AMP-activated protein kinase subunit beta-2 isoform X2 has protein sequence MGNTTSERVSGERHGSKSHRSDGSSASHPTKEHPHKIMVGSTDDPSVFSSHDSKIPGDKEFVSWQPDLEESVKPSQQARPTVIRWADGGKEVFISGSFNNWSTKIPLIKSHNDFVAILDLPEGEHQYKFFVDGQWVHDPSEPVVTSQMGTINNLIHVKKSDFEVFDALKVDSLESSETSDLSSSPPGPYGQEMYVYRPEERFKSPPILPPHLLQVILNKDTNISCDPALLPEPNHVMLNHLYALSIKDGVMVLSATHRYKKKYVTTLLYKPI, from the exons ATGGGGAACACTACCAGTGAGCGAGTGTCTGGGGAGCGCCATGGCTCTAAGTCCCACCGCTCAGATGGCTCCAGTGCCTCCCACCCCACCAAGGAGCACCCGCACAAGATCATGGTGGGCAGCACCGACGACCCGAGCGTTTTCAGCTCCCATGACTCCAAG ATTCCTGGGGACAAGGAGTTTGTGTCATGGCAGCCAGATCTAGAGGAGTCAGTGAAACCATCCCAACAGGCTCGTCCGACTGTCATCCGCTGGGCTGATGGAGGCAAAGAAGTCTTCATCTCTGGGTCCTTCAACAACTGGAGCACAAAGATCCCTCTCATCAAGAG CCACAATGACTTCGTCGCTATCCTGGATCTTCCAGAAGGAGAGCACCAGTACAAATTTTTTGTTGATGGCCAATGGGTCCACGACCCATCTGAG CCTGTGGTCACCAGCCAGATGGGGACAATTAACAACCTAATCCACGTCAAGAAGTCTGACTTTGAGGTGTTTGATGCATTGAAGGTGGATTCCCTGGAGAGCTCAGAAACCTCAG aCTTATCAAGTTCACCACCTGGACCTTACGGCCAAGAGATGTATGTATACCGGCCCGAGGAGCGCTTCAAATCCCCACCCATCCTCCCACCTCACCTCCTCCAGGTCATCCTAAACAAGGACACCAATATCTCG TgtgacccagcactgctgcctgagCCCAACCACGTTATGCTCAATCACCTCTACGCGCTCTCCATCAAG GATGGTGTGATGGTGCTCAGTGCCACGCACCGCTACAAGAAGAAGTACGTCACCACGCTGCTGTACAAGCCTATCTGA
- the LOC139676401 gene encoding flavin-containing monooxygenase 5-like isoform X2: MAAQRVAIIGAGASGLCALKCCLDEGLEPTCFERSKDIGGLWRFEEHPEDGRASIYRSVIINTSKEMMCFSDFPIPEDFPNYMHNSKIMEYFRMYAQHFDLLRHIRFRTSVCRVSKRPDFATTGQWEVVTESEGKQEAAVFDAVLVCSGHHTDAHLPLNTFPGLEKFEGWYLHSRDYKSPQSFMGKRVVVVGTGNSGIDIAVELSHTAKQVFLSTKRGTWSLLPQNAANSFLERKLNARFDHTLYNLKPQHRVFDQHPTVNDDLPNRIISGRVRVKPNIQEFRETSVTFEDGTREDIDAVVFATGYSFSFPFLESCVKVVENQIPLYKFMFPPDLEKPTLAFIGLIQPLGAIMPISELQCRWATHVFKGLRHLPPLADMQAEITQTMDRMAKRYVKSRRHTIQVDYIPYMDELACQLGVKPNLLTLFLTDPKLAMEVLFGPCTPYQYRLRGPGAWAGARKAILTQRQRVVRALQPPGRARPRARPHVLTILFSIGLILATLAYVSLSRYRLK; this comes from the exons ATGGCTGCCCAGAGAGTAGCCATCATAGGTGCTGGTGCCTCTGGATTGTGTGCCCTGAAATGCTGCCTGGATGAAGGGCTGGAGCCCACCTGCTTTGAGAGGAGCAAGGACATTGGGGGACTCTGGCGCTTTGAG GAACACCCTGAGGATGGCCGTGCCAGCATCTACCGCTCCGTCATCATCAACACTTCCAAGGAGATGATGTGCTTCAGTGACTTCCCTATCCCCGAGGACTTCCCCAACTACATGCACAACTCCAAGATCATGGAGTACTTCCGCATGTATGCCCAGCATTTTGACCTGCTCCGCCACATCCGCTTCAGG ACCAGCGTGTGCCGCGTGTCCAAGCGCCCCGACTTTGCCACCACGGGCCAGTGGGAGGTGGTGACAGAGAGTGAGGGgaagcaggaggcagctgtCTTTGACGCCGTGCTGGTGTGCAGCGGGCACCACACCGACGCACATCTCCCACTGAACACCTTCCCAG GCCTGGAAAAATTTGAGGGCTGGTACCTGCACAGCCGGGACTACAAGAGCCCACAGTCCTTTATGGGAAAGCGTGTGGTCGTTGTAGGCACTGGAAATTCAGGCATCGATATTGCAGTGGAGCTGAGCCACACAGCCAAACAG GTTTTCCTCAGCACCAAGCGTGGGACCTGG AGCCTGCTGCCTCAAAATGCTGCCAATTCTTTCCTGGAGAGGAAGCTGAATGCCCGCTTTGACCACACACTCTATAACCTGAAGCCCCAGCACCG AGTCTTTGATCAGCACCCAACTGTCAATGACGACCTGCCCAACCGCATCATTTCAGGCAGGGTGCGGGTGAAGCCAAACATCCAAGAGTTCAGGGAGACATCTGTCACCTTTGAGGATGGCACCAGGGAAGACATTGATGCCGTGGTCTTTGCCACAGGATAcagcttctccttccctttccttgagaGCTGCGTGAAGGTGGTGGAGAACCAGATCCCCCTCTACAAATTCATGTTCCCCCCTGACCTGGAGAAGCCAACGCTGGCTTTCATTGGCCTCATCCAGCCCCTGGGTGCCATCATGCCCATCTCTGAGCTCCAGTGTCGCTGGGCCACCCACGTCTTCAAGG GGCTGCGGCACCTGCCACCGCTTGCCGACATGCAGGCTGAAATCACACAGACCATGGACAGAATGGCCAAGCG GTATGTGAAGAGCCGGCGGCACACCATTCAGGTGGATTACATCCCCTACATGGACGAGCTCGCCTGCCAGCTGGGAGTCAAGCCCAACCTGCTCACCCTCTTCCTCACTGACCCCAAGCTGGCAATGGAGGTGCTCTTCGGTCCCTGCACGCCGTACCAGTACCGGCTGCGGGGGCCGGGTGCGTGGGCAGGAGCCAGGAAGGCCATCCTGACCCAGCGGCAGCGCGTGGTCAGAGCCCTGCAACCCCCGGGCCGCGCCCGCCCCCGCGCCCGGCCCCACGTCCTCACGATCCTCTTCAGCATCGGGCTGATTCTGGCCACCCTCGCCTATGTCTCGCTCTCTCGTTATAGGCTAAAATGA
- the LOC139676405 gene encoding 5'-AMP-activated protein kinase subunit beta-2 isoform X1, producing the protein MGNTTSERVSGERHGSKSHRSDGSSASHPTKEHPHKIMVGSTDDPSVFSSHDSKIPGDKEFVSWQPDLEESVKPSQQARPTVIRWADGGKEVFISGSFNNWSTKIPLIKSHNDFVAILDLPEGEHQYKFFVDGQWVHDPSEPVVTSQMGTINNLIHVKKSDFEVFDALKVDSLESSETSGRDLSSSPPGPYGQEMYVYRPEERFKSPPILPPHLLQVILNKDTNISCDPALLPEPNHVMLNHLYALSIKDGVMVLSATHRYKKKYVTTLLYKPI; encoded by the exons ATGGGGAACACTACCAGTGAGCGAGTGTCTGGGGAGCGCCATGGCTCTAAGTCCCACCGCTCAGATGGCTCCAGTGCCTCCCACCCCACCAAGGAGCACCCGCACAAGATCATGGTGGGCAGCACCGACGACCCGAGCGTTTTCAGCTCCCATGACTCCAAG ATTCCTGGGGACAAGGAGTTTGTGTCATGGCAGCCAGATCTAGAGGAGTCAGTGAAACCATCCCAACAGGCTCGTCCGACTGTCATCCGCTGGGCTGATGGAGGCAAAGAAGTCTTCATCTCTGGGTCCTTCAACAACTGGAGCACAAAGATCCCTCTCATCAAGAG CCACAATGACTTCGTCGCTATCCTGGATCTTCCAGAAGGAGAGCACCAGTACAAATTTTTTGTTGATGGCCAATGGGTCCACGACCCATCTGAG CCTGTGGTCACCAGCCAGATGGGGACAATTAACAACCTAATCCACGTCAAGAAGTCTGACTTTGAGGTGTTTGATGCATTGAAGGTGGATTCCCTGGAGAGCTCAGAAACCTCAGGTCGGG aCTTATCAAGTTCACCACCTGGACCTTACGGCCAAGAGATGTATGTATACCGGCCCGAGGAGCGCTTCAAATCCCCACCCATCCTCCCACCTCACCTCCTCCAGGTCATCCTAAACAAGGACACCAATATCTCG TgtgacccagcactgctgcctgagCCCAACCACGTTATGCTCAATCACCTCTACGCGCTCTCCATCAAG GATGGTGTGATGGTGCTCAGTGCCACGCACCGCTACAAGAAGAAGTACGTCACCACGCTGCTGTACAAGCCTATCTGA
- the LOC139676401 gene encoding flavin-containing monooxygenase 5-like isoform X3, which yields MAAQRVAIIGAGASGLCALKCCLDEGLEPTCFERSKDIGGLWRFEEHPEDGRASIYRSVIINTSKEMMCFSDFPIPEDFPNYMHNSKIMEYFRMYAQHFDLLRHIRFRTSVCRVSKRPDFATTGQWEVVTESEGKQEAAVFDAVLVCSGHHTDAHLPLNTFPGLEKFEGWYLHSRDYKSPQSFMGKRVVVVGTGNSGIDIAVELSHTAKQSLLPQNAANSFLERKLNARFDHTLYNLKPQHRVFDQHPTVNDDLPNRIISGRVRVKPNIQEFRETSVTFEDGTREDIDAVVFATGYSFSFPFLESCVKVVENQIPLYKFMFPPDLEKPTLAFIGLIQPLGAIMPISELQCRWATHVFKGLRHLPPLADMQAEITQTMDRMAKRYVKSRRHTIQVDYIPYMDELACQLGVKPNLLTLFLTDPKLAMEVLFGPCTPYQYRLRGPGAWAGARKAILTQRQRVVRALQPPGRARPRARPHVLTILFSIGLILATLAYVSLSRYRLK from the exons ATGGCTGCCCAGAGAGTAGCCATCATAGGTGCTGGTGCCTCTGGATTGTGTGCCCTGAAATGCTGCCTGGATGAAGGGCTGGAGCCCACCTGCTTTGAGAGGAGCAAGGACATTGGGGGACTCTGGCGCTTTGAG GAACACCCTGAGGATGGCCGTGCCAGCATCTACCGCTCCGTCATCATCAACACTTCCAAGGAGATGATGTGCTTCAGTGACTTCCCTATCCCCGAGGACTTCCCCAACTACATGCACAACTCCAAGATCATGGAGTACTTCCGCATGTATGCCCAGCATTTTGACCTGCTCCGCCACATCCGCTTCAGG ACCAGCGTGTGCCGCGTGTCCAAGCGCCCCGACTTTGCCACCACGGGCCAGTGGGAGGTGGTGACAGAGAGTGAGGGgaagcaggaggcagctgtCTTTGACGCCGTGCTGGTGTGCAGCGGGCACCACACCGACGCACATCTCCCACTGAACACCTTCCCAG GCCTGGAAAAATTTGAGGGCTGGTACCTGCACAGCCGGGACTACAAGAGCCCACAGTCCTTTATGGGAAAGCGTGTGGTCGTTGTAGGCACTGGAAATTCAGGCATCGATATTGCAGTGGAGCTGAGCCACACAGCCAAACAG AGCCTGCTGCCTCAAAATGCTGCCAATTCTTTCCTGGAGAGGAAGCTGAATGCCCGCTTTGACCACACACTCTATAACCTGAAGCCCCAGCACCG AGTCTTTGATCAGCACCCAACTGTCAATGACGACCTGCCCAACCGCATCATTTCAGGCAGGGTGCGGGTGAAGCCAAACATCCAAGAGTTCAGGGAGACATCTGTCACCTTTGAGGATGGCACCAGGGAAGACATTGATGCCGTGGTCTTTGCCACAGGATAcagcttctccttccctttccttgagaGCTGCGTGAAGGTGGTGGAGAACCAGATCCCCCTCTACAAATTCATGTTCCCCCCTGACCTGGAGAAGCCAACGCTGGCTTTCATTGGCCTCATCCAGCCCCTGGGTGCCATCATGCCCATCTCTGAGCTCCAGTGTCGCTGGGCCACCCACGTCTTCAAGG GGCTGCGGCACCTGCCACCGCTTGCCGACATGCAGGCTGAAATCACACAGACCATGGACAGAATGGCCAAGCG GTATGTGAAGAGCCGGCGGCACACCATTCAGGTGGATTACATCCCCTACATGGACGAGCTCGCCTGCCAGCTGGGAGTCAAGCCCAACCTGCTCACCCTCTTCCTCACTGACCCCAAGCTGGCAATGGAGGTGCTCTTCGGTCCCTGCACGCCGTACCAGTACCGGCTGCGGGGGCCGGGTGCGTGGGCAGGAGCCAGGAAGGCCATCCTGACCCAGCGGCAGCGCGTGGTCAGAGCCCTGCAACCCCCGGGCCGCGCCCGCCCCCGCGCCCGGCCCCACGTCCTCACGATCCTCTTCAGCATCGGGCTGATTCTGGCCACCCTCGCCTATGTCTCGCTCTCTCGTTATAGGCTAAAATGA
- the LOC139676401 gene encoding flavin-containing monooxygenase 5-like isoform X1, with protein sequence MAAQRVAIIGAGASGLCALKCCLDEGLEPTCFERSKDIGGLWRFEEHPEDGRASIYRSVIINTSKEMMCFSDFPIPEDFPNYMHNSKIMEYFRMYAQHFDLLRHIRFRTSVCRVSKRPDFATTGQWEVVTESEGKQEAAVFDAVLVCSGHHTDAHLPLNTFPGLEKFEGWYLHSRDYKSPQSFMGKRVVVVGTGNSGIDIAVELSHTAKQVFLSTKRGTWVLHRVADHGYPCDFSYISRFMYLLQSLLPQNAANSFLERKLNARFDHTLYNLKPQHRVFDQHPTVNDDLPNRIISGRVRVKPNIQEFRETSVTFEDGTREDIDAVVFATGYSFSFPFLESCVKVVENQIPLYKFMFPPDLEKPTLAFIGLIQPLGAIMPISELQCRWATHVFKGLRHLPPLADMQAEITQTMDRMAKRYVKSRRHTIQVDYIPYMDELACQLGVKPNLLTLFLTDPKLAMEVLFGPCTPYQYRLRGPGAWAGARKAILTQRQRVVRALQPPGRARPRARPHVLTILFSIGLILATLAYVSLSRYRLK encoded by the exons ATGGCTGCCCAGAGAGTAGCCATCATAGGTGCTGGTGCCTCTGGATTGTGTGCCCTGAAATGCTGCCTGGATGAAGGGCTGGAGCCCACCTGCTTTGAGAGGAGCAAGGACATTGGGGGACTCTGGCGCTTTGAG GAACACCCTGAGGATGGCCGTGCCAGCATCTACCGCTCCGTCATCATCAACACTTCCAAGGAGATGATGTGCTTCAGTGACTTCCCTATCCCCGAGGACTTCCCCAACTACATGCACAACTCCAAGATCATGGAGTACTTCCGCATGTATGCCCAGCATTTTGACCTGCTCCGCCACATCCGCTTCAGG ACCAGCGTGTGCCGCGTGTCCAAGCGCCCCGACTTTGCCACCACGGGCCAGTGGGAGGTGGTGACAGAGAGTGAGGGgaagcaggaggcagctgtCTTTGACGCCGTGCTGGTGTGCAGCGGGCACCACACCGACGCACATCTCCCACTGAACACCTTCCCAG GCCTGGAAAAATTTGAGGGCTGGTACCTGCACAGCCGGGACTACAAGAGCCCACAGTCCTTTATGGGAAAGCGTGTGGTCGTTGTAGGCACTGGAAATTCAGGCATCGATATTGCAGTGGAGCTGAGCCACACAGCCAAACAG GTTTTCCTCAGCACCAAGCGTGGGACCTGGGTACTACATCGGGTGGCGGACCATGGGTACCCCTGTGACTTCAGCTACATCAGCCGCTTCATGTACCTCCTCCAGAGCCTGCTGCCTCAAAATGCTGCCAATTCTTTCCTGGAGAGGAAGCTGAATGCCCGCTTTGACCACACACTCTATAACCTGAAGCCCCAGCACCG AGTCTTTGATCAGCACCCAACTGTCAATGACGACCTGCCCAACCGCATCATTTCAGGCAGGGTGCGGGTGAAGCCAAACATCCAAGAGTTCAGGGAGACATCTGTCACCTTTGAGGATGGCACCAGGGAAGACATTGATGCCGTGGTCTTTGCCACAGGATAcagcttctccttccctttccttgagaGCTGCGTGAAGGTGGTGGAGAACCAGATCCCCCTCTACAAATTCATGTTCCCCCCTGACCTGGAGAAGCCAACGCTGGCTTTCATTGGCCTCATCCAGCCCCTGGGTGCCATCATGCCCATCTCTGAGCTCCAGTGTCGCTGGGCCACCCACGTCTTCAAGG GGCTGCGGCACCTGCCACCGCTTGCCGACATGCAGGCTGAAATCACACAGACCATGGACAGAATGGCCAAGCG GTATGTGAAGAGCCGGCGGCACACCATTCAGGTGGATTACATCCCCTACATGGACGAGCTCGCCTGCCAGCTGGGAGTCAAGCCCAACCTGCTCACCCTCTTCCTCACTGACCCCAAGCTGGCAATGGAGGTGCTCTTCGGTCCCTGCACGCCGTACCAGTACCGGCTGCGGGGGCCGGGTGCGTGGGCAGGAGCCAGGAAGGCCATCCTGACCCAGCGGCAGCGCGTGGTCAGAGCCCTGCAACCCCCGGGCCGCGCCCGCCCCCGCGCCCGGCCCCACGTCCTCACGATCCTCTTCAGCATCGGGCTGATTCTGGCCACCCTCGCCTATGTCTCGCTCTCTCGTTATAGGCTAAAATGA